A part of Bacteroides sp. genomic DNA contains:
- a CDS encoding 3-oxoacyl-[acyl-carrier-protein] synthase III C-terminal domain-containing protein, translating to MKLELLTGISRRRVCGSHEDTLTLALAAAKDCLSHSEYEAREIEMIISCSISKYVNGLKHYYEPSISNLIKQSLGCPNALNFDVSNACAGMITGVHIANNFISRGVVKNCMVVSGEYITSISNNAVLNISSMKHDELASLTVGDAGAAVILTATNKTNESFRVSELVSLSQYSDLCIGNQSSRHPGGVMKTSMKKIHEVSIQNAPPIIKCAFEKAGLRMSQIDFLIPHQTSKLSIQSGAKYFARFFGEEPGEVVINLQDTGNTASTTHFTTLYKYLMENRLKEGDKIMMLSFASGLVIGFIVFSVYDLVKRYGYHY from the coding sequence TTGAAACTGGAATTGCTGACAGGTATTTCCAGGAGAAGGGTTTGTGGATCCCATGAAGATACATTAACCCTTGCCCTTGCCGCTGCCAAAGATTGCTTGAGCCATTCGGAATATGAAGCCAGGGAGATTGAGATGATCATTTCCTGCTCCATTTCAAAATATGTTAACGGGTTGAAACATTACTATGAACCTTCGATTTCAAACCTGATAAAACAGAGCCTTGGTTGCCCCAATGCCTTAAACTTTGATGTTTCAAACGCTTGTGCAGGCATGATTACCGGGGTTCATATTGCCAATAATTTTATTTCGCGTGGTGTGGTCAAAAACTGCATGGTTGTCAGCGGTGAATATATCACAAGCATTAGCAACAATGCTGTTTTAAATATCAGTTCAATGAAACATGATGAATTGGCTTCGCTCACCGTTGGAGATGCAGGGGCAGCTGTCATTTTGACTGCTACTAATAAAACAAACGAAAGTTTTCGGGTTTCTGAGCTGGTTTCTTTAAGCCAGTACAGCGACTTATGCATTGGAAATCAAAGCTCAAGGCATCCTGGTGGTGTAATGAAAACTTCTATGAAGAAGATTCATGAAGTTTCAATACAGAATGCACCCCCAATCATTAAATGTGCATTTGAAAAAGCCGGCCTCAGAATGAGCCAGATTGATTTTTTAATTCCCCACCAAACCTCAAAGCTCTCTATACAATCAGGTGCCAAATATTTTGCTAGGTTTTTTGGGGAAGAACCAGGTGAAGTTGTTATTAACCTTCAGGATACCGGAAATACTGCCTCCACAACACATTTTACTACCCTTTACAAATATTTAATGGAGAACCGGTTAAAAGAAGGGGATAAAATAATGATGCTTAGCTTTGCTTCCGGCTTGGTTATCGGGTTCATTGTTTTTTCAGTATATGATTTGGTGAAAAGGTATGGGTACCATTATTAA
- a CDS encoding haloalkane dehalogenase encodes MSAREKTYSTSSPLLAAYPFKPNFIEIGGVRMHYILEGDDHAPAVLFLHGVPAWSYTFRNIIPFCLQYGLRVIAPDLPGFGKSDKPQNIASYSIGNLVNWIEGLIEKLDLKNLFLFAHDWGAIVGMIVAANKPAVFSGIILCNGYLPLTGQKTPFLFRFWRWFSRHSPHIPVGRVVELGCKRPLSRTERAGYNFPFSKERDKAAIRALPQLIPAGKNDPGAPLIAESWERLKKLEIPVLTVFSKGDVITRDGEKILQAFIPGTKNQPHRMLEGKHFLQEDSPNELALIIHAFVNQNK; translated from the coding sequence GTGTCAGCCCGGGAAAAGACATACTCCACATCATCCCCCCTCCTTGCAGCCTATCCCTTCAAGCCAAATTTTATTGAAATTGGCGGAGTGCGTATGCATTATATTTTGGAAGGAGATGATCATGCTCCGGCTGTTCTTTTTTTGCATGGTGTTCCTGCCTGGTCATACACTTTCCGTAACATTATCCCTTTTTGCCTGCAATATGGTTTAAGGGTTATTGCGCCTGATTTGCCTGGCTTTGGCAAATCGGATAAACCCCAGAATATAGCTTCTTATTCCATTGGAAATCTTGTCAATTGGATTGAAGGCCTGATTGAAAAGCTGGATTTGAAAAATCTTTTCTTGTTTGCCCATGATTGGGGTGCCATTGTTGGTATGATTGTGGCAGCAAACAAACCGGCTGTCTTTTCAGGAATAATTTTATGCAATGGTTACCTGCCATTGACCGGGCAGAAAACTCCGTTTTTATTTCGTTTCTGGCGATGGTTTTCAAGACATTCACCTCATATCCCGGTTGGCCGGGTCGTAGAGTTGGGATGTAAGAGGCCGCTTTCCCGAACCGAACGGGCGGGTTATAATTTTCCGTTTTCTAAGGAAAGGGATAAAGCCGCCATCAGGGCCTTACCCCAGCTTATTCCTGCAGGCAAAAACGATCCGGGGGCGCCTTTGATTGCAGAGAGCTGGGAAAGACTAAAAAAACTGGAAATCCCCGTTTTAACCGTTTTCAGCAAGGGTGATGTGATAACCAGGGATGGTGAAAAGATCTTGCAGGCATTCATTCCCGGGACAAAAAACCAGCCACACAGAATGCTTGAAGGGAAACACTTTTTGCAGGAGGACTCTCCGAATGAACTGGCTTTAATTATCCATGCATTTGTAAACCAAAACAAATGA